The following are from one region of the Rhodopirellula sp. P2 genome:
- a CDS encoding CAP domain-containing protein: MSRLFEASRFAGRNPLAKLVQGLVPRLFVPHLPALIAIGGITCGSMLATSTEAHAANGRVVQRTTIPTGSGCTNCGQNRSVVMQSAVSSQTVSVGTPVQHSQPVQHGQPVQHSQLVQHGRIVHPGSPVVGGTQVFHSSQPVHVGQTIGGSQVVSQSPAIQHGQVIQQPSQPAVTPVSHSATHSHRVGGAVSSVLSTLNAQRSRQGLRGLAYDPQLQAVAERRAQLMASTGLKTHPSGSFAPGRYEGVGWSSSHTPAGVSACYTSDPNMRVAGAAMARGRDGVYFCVVYR, translated from the coding sequence ATGTCTCGATTGTTTGAAGCGTCTCGTTTCGCAGGACGGAACCCGTTGGCCAAACTCGTACAAGGTCTCGTGCCTCGGTTGTTTGTGCCTCACCTGCCGGCCTTGATCGCGATCGGTGGGATCACCTGCGGATCGATGTTGGCGACCTCGACGGAAGCCCACGCTGCCAATGGCAGAGTGGTTCAGAGGACGACGATCCCCACTGGATCCGGCTGCACCAATTGCGGGCAGAATCGAAGCGTGGTGATGCAGTCAGCTGTTTCCAGCCAAACCGTTTCGGTGGGAACGCCTGTGCAACACAGCCAACCCGTGCAACATGGGCAGCCCGTGCAACACAGCCAGCTCGTGCAGCACGGCCGAATCGTTCACCCAGGGAGCCCAGTCGTTGGTGGAACGCAAGTGTTTCACAGCAGCCAACCGGTTCACGTCGGCCAAACGATTGGCGGCAGCCAGGTGGTTTCGCAAAGCCCTGCGATCCAGCATGGCCAGGTGATTCAACAACCGAGCCAGCCGGCGGTGACGCCGGTCTCGCATTCAGCGACCCATTCGCATCGCGTGGGCGGTGCGGTTTCGAGCGTCTTGTCGACTTTGAACGCACAACGGTCTCGACAGGGACTGCGTGGTCTTGCGTATGATCCGCAATTGCAAGCGGTCGCGGAACGACGCGCTCAGTTGATGGCGTCGACGGGTTTGAAAACTCATCCGTCGGGATCGTTTGCCCCCGGACGTTATGAAGGCGTCGGGTGGAGCAGTTCCCACACGCCCGCCGGAGTCTCGGCTTGTTACACCAGCGATCCCAACATGCGAGTGGCAGGTGCCGCGATGGCGCGTGGTCGCGATGGCGTTTATTTCTGCGTCGTGTATCGCTGA
- a CDS encoding DEAD/DEAH box helicase translates to MLCEIDGTNSWDAATAFELETNEWTLPALQPMRVPIKLPPLVAKTTGFLFPESASWIPKPTEKPTPAVAGSIGPEGQGESETETEDEGFKKRRKSMGKRSRIKPPNDIVKLQDRLYYLLQPPLDLLVGSGQLNFPFEPFPYQLDGIAFLFPRYACVLADEMGLGKTMQAISTMRMLLCSGELRSVLLVCPKPLVSNWLREFSVWAPEIPVVAIEGNAAKREFQWREPNVPVKIANYELLMRDKEIVLEGGLHFDLVALDEAQRIKNINNSTSEIVRAIPRTRSWALTGTPVENSPDDLVGIFDFLSPGYLQTGMPMSQMASMAGDYILRRTKDMVLEDMPPKLYRDADIDLTPEQWARYDTAEKEGVVHLEELEESLTVQHVFELVLRLKQICNFDPVTNSSAKLQRLEADMEEVAASGQKAILFSQWTKTIDKMRPTLERFGPLEYHGKIPHKKREGVIEQFKNDPNSHIILMSYGAGSVGLNLQFCRYVFLFDRWWNPAIEDQAINRAHRIGAAGSVTVTRMMAVNTIEQRIAAVLDQKREMFDMLFADQRDASKNAAGDGPAKSGPLSQAGGLSRDEIFGLFDLRAPGGKKVA, encoded by the coding sequence ATGCTGTGTGAGATCGACGGCACCAACAGTTGGGATGCCGCGACGGCTTTTGAGTTGGAAACAAACGAGTGGACGTTGCCGGCGCTGCAGCCGATGCGTGTGCCGATCAAATTGCCGCCGCTGGTTGCCAAGACAACCGGGTTCTTGTTTCCCGAGTCGGCGTCTTGGATTCCCAAGCCAACTGAGAAACCCACGCCCGCCGTGGCTGGTTCCATCGGTCCCGAGGGACAAGGCGAATCCGAAACTGAAACCGAAGACGAAGGTTTCAAAAAGCGTCGCAAATCGATGGGCAAGCGTTCGCGGATCAAGCCACCCAACGACATCGTGAAGTTGCAGGACCGGTTGTATTACTTGTTGCAACCGCCATTGGATTTGCTGGTCGGCAGCGGGCAATTGAACTTTCCGTTCGAACCGTTTCCCTATCAGCTCGATGGAATCGCGTTCTTGTTTCCTCGGTATGCCTGCGTGCTGGCCGATGAGATGGGGCTGGGCAAAACCATGCAAGCGATCAGCACGATGCGGATGCTGTTGTGCAGCGGGGAACTGCGCAGCGTGTTGTTGGTTTGCCCCAAGCCGTTGGTCAGCAACTGGCTGCGCGAGTTCAGCGTTTGGGCGCCGGAGATTCCCGTGGTTGCAATCGAAGGCAACGCGGCCAAACGAGAGTTCCAGTGGCGCGAGCCCAATGTGCCGGTGAAGATTGCCAACTACGAATTGTTGATGCGAGACAAAGAGATTGTGCTCGAGGGCGGGCTGCACTTTGACTTGGTGGCGCTCGACGAAGCTCAGCGAATCAAGAACATCAACAACTCGACCAGCGAAATCGTTCGCGCCATCCCGCGAACCAGGTCGTGGGCTCTGACCGGAACGCCCGTCGAAAACTCGCCCGATGATTTGGTCGGCATCTTTGACTTTCTCTCACCGGGGTACTTGCAGACCGGCATGCCGATGTCGCAGATGGCGAGCATGGCGGGGGACTACATCTTGCGACGCACCAAAGACATGGTGCTCGAAGACATGCCGCCCAAGCTTTATCGCGACGCCGACATTGATCTGACGCCCGAACAATGGGCTCGCTACGACACCGCTGAGAAGGAAGGCGTGGTTCATCTGGAGGAACTGGAAGAGTCTCTGACCGTGCAACACGTGTTCGAGTTGGTGTTGCGGCTCAAACAGATTTGCAACTTCGATCCGGTGACCAATTCCAGCGCCAAACTGCAGCGTCTCGAAGCGGACATGGAAGAGGTCGCTGCCAGCGGACAGAAGGCGATCCTGTTCAGTCAGTGGACCAAGACGATTGACAAGATGCGTCCAACGCTGGAACGGTTTGGGCCGCTGGAATACCACGGCAAGATCCCGCACAAGAAACGCGAAGGCGTGATCGAGCAATTCAAAAACGATCCCAACAGCCACATTATTTTGATGAGCTATGGCGCTGGCAGCGTGGGTTTGAACCTGCAGTTTTGCCGGTACGTGTTTTTGTTTGATCGGTGGTGGAACCCCGCGATTGAGGATCAAGCGATCAATCGAGCCCACCGCATCGGAGCGGCTGGCAGCGTGACGGTCACGCGAATGATGGCGGTCAACACGATCGAGCAACGCATCGCGGCGGTGCTGGATCAGAAACGCGAGATGTTTGACATGCTGTTCGCGGACCAACGCGATGCGTCCAAGAACGCCGCGGGCGATGGACCGGCGAAGTCGGGACCGTTGTCCCAGGCCGGTGGTCTGTCACGGGACGAGATCTTCGGACTGTTCGACTTGCGAGCACCGGGCGGCAAGAAGGTGGCCTGA
- a CDS encoding trypsin-like peptidase domain-containing protein, with amino-acid sequence MGVLLSMGLLAGLTVGFGSNDSVSADDLQSVTATSFRSSDASVRDVRSTSRSSRSLRETPTVTAIRRASPSVVNLHGQKTIRTTAASMAGGAPDSFRQVNGMGTGVVIDPRGYVITNYHVVEDVNELNVTLHNGEATRADLIASDPQSDLALVKLRGQGPFPTIPRGHSDDLMIGETVIAIGNAFGYVHTSTEGIISALHRDVPVNETQQYRDLIQTSAGINPGNSGGPLLNIDGEMIGVNVAVRVGAQQIAFAIPIDQVLDTVTEMINRHNDRRMVIGMDGSAVSRGGLQVTRLSDGGSAQQAGLQAGDRLVRINQQDIADPLNYALSVLEVGPGDPMQVEFERDGEFFQTQLATAVSSQEFGDPAAALAWQVVGVSVRPAGESFVRRMNSRLRTNYRGGLIVTDVRAGSAASEQGITAGDVLLGIHVWQTAGLEDLAEILDQPNIRRGSKAKFYLVRKDQTLYGHLQLASQGNQLTRR; translated from the coding sequence ATGGGTGTGTTGCTGTCGATGGGGTTGCTGGCGGGATTGACCGTCGGCTTCGGCAGCAATGATTCGGTGTCAGCCGATGACTTGCAGAGCGTGACGGCGACCAGCTTTCGCTCCAGCGATGCAAGCGTTCGGGACGTGCGATCGACCAGTCGGTCATCGCGATCGTTGCGTGAAACGCCCACGGTGACCGCGATTCGTCGTGCTTCCCCCTCGGTGGTGAATTTGCACGGTCAAAAAACGATTCGCACCACCGCGGCCAGCATGGCTGGTGGGGCGCCGGATTCGTTTCGCCAAGTCAACGGCATGGGCACAGGGGTCGTGATCGATCCGCGTGGTTATGTGATCACGAATTACCACGTGGTCGAAGACGTCAACGAACTCAACGTGACGTTGCACAACGGCGAAGCCACCCGAGCCGATTTGATCGCCTCGGATCCACAAAGCGATCTGGCGTTGGTGAAATTGCGAGGCCAAGGCCCGTTCCCAACGATCCCACGTGGTCACAGCGATGATTTGATGATCGGTGAAACGGTCATCGCCATCGGCAACGCGTTTGGTTACGTCCACACCAGCACCGAAGGCATCATCAGTGCTCTGCACCGCGATGTGCCGGTCAACGAGACACAGCAGTACCGCGATCTGATTCAAACCAGTGCCGGCATCAACCCCGGCAACTCCGGTGGTCCACTGCTGAACATCGATGGTGAAATGATCGGTGTGAACGTTGCCGTTCGCGTCGGTGCTCAACAGATTGCGTTTGCCATTCCAATTGATCAGGTGCTCGACACCGTGACGGAGATGATCAACCGCCACAACGATCGCCGGATGGTGATCGGAATGGATGGATCGGCAGTCTCGCGTGGTGGGTTGCAGGTGACGCGATTGTCCGACGGTGGTTCGGCACAACAGGCTGGCCTGCAGGCAGGCGATCGCTTGGTGCGAATCAACCAACAAGACATTGCGGATCCACTCAACTACGCGTTGTCGGTGCTGGAAGTTGGGCCAGGGGATCCGATGCAGGTCGAATTCGAACGCGACGGCGAGTTCTTTCAAACGCAATTGGCGACCGCTGTTTCGTCGCAAGAATTTGGTGACCCGGCCGCCGCCCTGGCGTGGCAAGTGGTGGGCGTCTCGGTCCGACCCGCTGGCGAGTCGTTTGTGCGTCGCATGAATTCACGACTGCGAACCAACTATCGCGGTGGTTTGATTGTCACCGATGTGCGGGCCGGTTCCGCGGCGAGCGAACAAGGGATCACGGCGGGCGACGTTCTGCTGGGGATTCACGTTTGGCAAACCGCCGGGCTGGAAGACTTGGCCGAGATTCTCGACCAACCCAATATCCGCCGCGGTTCGAAGGCCAAGTTCTACCTCGTTCGAAAAGACCAGACGTTGTATGGCCATCTTCAATTGGCTTCGCAAGGGAACCAGCTGACACGACGCTAG
- a CDS encoding tetratricopeptide repeat protein → MRIQNLSSQPAKKAFGCLVLSVLLGPLAGLSLPGGGALMSPAAMADSEWLRTVPVVDDDEIAALIEGLGSESYATRVRCRLRLSRIGLAAFDALRQARKHPDSEIAIVARKLTSGVEVPWSVNTDSPVVQEILDEYGSRSVMSRRQRIGELASLPTMESFPALVRLTRYEAEPTLSRFAAMALLAQPVRATLELRSEWAPANAREDAASDAPNSENDNWLGLSSHDRSLMVTHLQQVFAKDTQFSGLWMRQYAKELESGRFEADGWNKLIEEMESSWDMDDGASPQDVARGLIAPGAMISGNEMFRLTWLNAERARVLGQVDDASRFLSQHIDVIPPRTRELTDAALWAIDHKLFDVITAAHAKHQSLFEKSPSLMYASAEALLESGQPALAAERAQQALELNPVVNSEGSGQPPLHPVLLESHAEAHLRIAADLIDRGLSDWAENEYRKLIDELPLHDVSSATARWELAEHLAELQLPGQVVALLQPLVERMEKDDDFRHKLMAHDFDYQSLRSHLDFQAGLDLANREDKAAASERMQSAFSMNPENIDILIAMYRMEWNEAWKDDVTSQIQSVLAEIDEDIEETQQTFRETGNGRPGRQTAIRDLLLANFYNQYAWLVSNTEGDYDKALKRSIESLEMSPGSEALLDTCGRCYFAVGDLPSAIVTQRKAVELTPNSPPLRRQLKLFENAWLDANPGKTLGELPHVVLPITKASPSELTDRQRRLGVVPPDGPLSFLDN, encoded by the coding sequence ATGCGAATCCAAAATCTCTCCTCCCAGCCCGCGAAAAAGGCGTTTGGCTGCTTGGTTTTGAGCGTTCTTCTCGGCCCCTTGGCTGGGTTATCGCTCCCGGGCGGGGGGGCGTTGATGAGCCCTGCTGCGATGGCCGACAGCGAATGGCTTCGCACCGTGCCGGTCGTCGACGATGACGAAATTGCGGCGCTGATCGAAGGCCTGGGATCGGAGAGTTACGCCACGCGGGTTCGGTGTCGTCTGCGTTTGTCGCGAATTGGCTTGGCGGCGTTCGACGCGTTGCGACAAGCTCGCAAGCATCCCGACAGCGAAATTGCGATTGTGGCTCGCAAACTGACCAGCGGTGTCGAGGTGCCTTGGTCGGTCAACACGGACTCGCCCGTCGTGCAGGAGATCTTGGATGAGTACGGGTCGCGTTCCGTGATGTCCCGTCGACAACGCATTGGCGAACTGGCCTCACTGCCAACGATGGAATCGTTCCCGGCGCTCGTTCGTTTGACGCGTTACGAAGCCGAGCCGACGCTCAGCCGTTTCGCCGCGATGGCGTTGCTCGCACAACCCGTCCGCGCCACGTTGGAGTTGCGTTCGGAATGGGCCCCAGCCAATGCCCGCGAAGATGCCGCTTCCGATGCCCCCAATTCGGAAAACGACAATTGGTTGGGGCTGAGTTCTCACGACCGTTCGCTGATGGTGACGCATCTGCAGCAAGTGTTTGCCAAGGACACACAGTTCAGCGGACTGTGGATGAGGCAATACGCGAAGGAGTTGGAATCGGGGCGTTTTGAAGCCGATGGCTGGAACAAGCTGATTGAGGAGATGGAATCCAGCTGGGACATGGATGACGGTGCGTCGCCGCAAGACGTGGCTCGTGGTTTGATTGCTCCTGGAGCGATGATCAGCGGCAACGAAATGTTCCGGCTGACGTGGTTGAACGCGGAACGAGCCCGGGTGCTGGGGCAAGTCGACGACGCTTCACGATTCCTCTCGCAGCACATCGATGTCATTCCGCCACGCACACGTGAGTTGACGGACGCGGCGTTGTGGGCAATCGATCACAAACTGTTTGATGTCATCACCGCGGCTCACGCCAAGCACCAATCGTTGTTTGAGAAGTCGCCTTCTTTGATGTATGCCTCGGCGGAGGCTTTGTTGGAATCGGGGCAACCGGCGTTGGCAGCTGAACGAGCCCAGCAGGCGTTGGAGCTGAATCCGGTCGTGAACTCGGAAGGATCAGGGCAGCCTCCCCTGCACCCGGTTTTGTTGGAGAGCCATGCGGAAGCCCATCTGCGCATCGCGGCAGATTTGATCGACCGAGGGTTGTCGGATTGGGCGGAGAACGAGTATCGCAAACTGATTGACGAGTTGCCGCTGCACGACGTGTCTTCTGCGACGGCGCGGTGGGAGCTGGCGGAACACTTGGCCGAGTTGCAACTGCCCGGGCAAGTCGTTGCGTTGCTGCAGCCGCTCGTGGAACGAATGGAGAAAGACGATGACTTTCGGCACAAGCTGATGGCTCATGACTTTGATTACCAATCGCTTCGCAGTCATCTGGATTTTCAAGCCGGATTGGACCTCGCCAACCGCGAGGACAAAGCCGCGGCCAGCGAACGAATGCAGTCCGCTTTTTCGATGAACCCGGAGAACATCGACATTCTGATCGCGATGTACCGGATGGAGTGGAACGAGGCGTGGAAGGACGACGTGACCAGCCAGATCCAATCCGTGTTGGCGGAAATCGACGAAGACATCGAGGAAACACAGCAAACGTTTCGCGAGACCGGCAACGGTCGTCCCGGGCGGCAAACCGCGATTCGCGATTTGTTGCTGGCAAATTTCTACAACCAATACGCTTGGTTGGTCAGCAACACCGAAGGCGACTACGACAAAGCGCTGAAACGCAGCATCGAGTCGCTGGAGATGAGTCCTGGCAGTGAGGCTTTGTTGGACACGTGCGGCCGTTGTTATTTCGCGGTGGGCGATTTGCCCTCCGCGATTGTGACGCAGCGGAAAGCGGTCGAACTGACACCCAACTCGCCGCCTCTGCGACGTCAGTTGAAGTTATTCGAGAACGCTTGGTTGGACGCCAATCCCGGCAAAACGTTGGGAGAACTGCCCCACGTGGTCCTTCCGATCACCAAGGCGTCGCCTTCAGAACTGACCGATCGGCAACGCCGGTTGGGCGTGGTGCCACCCGATGGGCCCCTGAGTTTTCTCGACAATTGA
- a CDS encoding Nif3-like dinuclear metal center hexameric protein: protein MSPTIESICQSLSSIAPLKLAEEWDNVGLLLGDRSAEAHRILTCLTITPAVVEEATELAANLIVAHHPLPFKPMSRITTDSAASAMVWNLCRAGIAVYSAHTAYDSAHKGINEQWANRLGLSSITPLTPSIEDHTVGSGRYGELPEPMTAREFLAFAAKSCGSSRPRLVGDFERPVRRVAIGCGSGGSFVGAARRRGCDVLLTGEATLHTCLEAENTGLTMALVGHYASERFAMETLAEQLLQEIQPLHETFAGDQDPSTPDPTGNWVRSSQREQDPIAVDPISLNP from the coding sequence GTGTCTCCCACCATCGAATCGATTTGCCAATCCCTGTCCTCCATCGCTCCTTTGAAGCTGGCGGAGGAATGGGACAACGTGGGCCTGCTGCTGGGAGACCGCTCCGCGGAAGCTCACCGGATCCTGACCTGTTTGACAATCACCCCCGCGGTGGTCGAAGAAGCGACGGAATTGGCGGCGAATCTGATCGTCGCCCACCATCCGCTGCCATTCAAACCGATGAGCCGGATCACAACCGATTCCGCCGCCTCCGCCATGGTTTGGAATCTGTGTCGAGCCGGAATCGCGGTCTACAGCGCTCACACCGCCTACGATTCAGCTCACAAAGGCATCAATGAGCAGTGGGCAAACCGTCTCGGACTGAGCTCGATCACCCCCCTGACGCCGTCCATCGAAGACCACACGGTCGGTTCGGGCCGCTACGGCGAGCTCCCAGAACCGATGACGGCGAGAGAGTTTTTGGCGTTTGCCGCAAAATCATGTGGTTCCTCTCGGCCTCGTTTGGTGGGTGATTTTGAACGCCCCGTCCGCCGAGTTGCGATCGGCTGTGGCAGCGGAGGCTCGTTCGTCGGTGCCGCTCGCCGACGCGGATGCGATGTTCTGCTAACCGGCGAAGCCACGCTGCACACGTGTTTGGAAGCAGAAAACACGGGATTAACGATGGCTTTGGTCGGCCATTACGCCAGTGAACGCTTCGCGATGGAAACGCTGGCCGAACAGCTTCTGCAAGAGATCCAGCCGCTGCACGAAACCTTTGCCGGCGATCAAGACCCGTCGACTCCGGATCCAACGGGCAATTGGGTCCGTAGTAGCCAACGCGAACAAGATCCGATCGCAGTTGACCCAATTTCCCTGAACCCGTAA
- the secA gene encoding preprotein translocase subunit SecA, which translates to MSILERLWDLLGLVFGSTFERVGSLATSVFGSANARQVAKLQESADRITAMEPKYAALSDDELREQTKLFRKRLREGETLDDIMEEAFAVCREGGKRFLGMRHYDVQLIGGMVLHSGAIGEMVTGEGKTLVATLPAYLNALEAKGVHVITVNDYLARRDMEWMAPLYMNLGLTVDAIQSGMSTSEKQAAYQCDITYGTNNEFGFDYLRDNMRPAAKGDDRFPSEVQQCQGPLNYAIIDEVDNILIDEARTPLIISGPADLDLGRYGEADRVARQLKKEEHFTVDEKQHNVTLTDEGVRAAEELAGVESFYTAGNMEWPHLIDNALKAHFLYKLDVNYVVKDKQVVIVDEFTGRLMDGRQWSDGLHQAVEAKEGVPIKQETQTFATASLQNIFKMYKKLSGMTGTAMTEADEFWKIYKLDVVAIPTHRGMQRIEHPDLIYLTEKDKFNAIADDVERTHKWDVLVLKDGTEIWGHIKSESDSAVELLPKGEKQTESFPREKVVAIERAGRPVLVGTVSIEKSERLSALLERRGIKHDVLNAKQHGREADIVSQAGRIGAVTIATNMAGRGTDIILGGNPETLAWSQLQHKYATRLEVPDAEWKALVDEIDERENMSAEGKIVREIGGLYVLGTERHESRRIDLQLRGRCGRQGDPGGSRFFLSLEDDLMRIFAGDFVKSMMERMGMKEGEAIESSLVTRRIAAAQKKVEERNFEIRKSLLEYDEVMDEQRKRVYRYRQNLLDGHSSREMLLTLIHNEIQSHVDTFLDPNYGVDTFASFAGGKLGCQLDARDFQNMDFEMADTYAKDQAERASEVTVGEAVEENLPETMEDEWNWKAMATWANTRLNTNYQDHQLKNKDREEMIDELIAHSHKQIEETDLSEGEPLLEADYGLRVLCAWMRHKFGIETTPEEFRDVEDRRQVTEELNRRAEAAYTEKEAEYPVLTGISRFTDKQGAQVSLDREGLVDWVHGRFNHELSVDEVKLNRDDLKVQLIQYSKQTASASGAMLEQAAAKVQDLFGTADADVTATLASGQSGKLEALATWLQEELGNRNTAEDLSRMNRAELTLAVNGAVDDKFHPEMRRMERQILLNIVDDSWKNHLLTMDHLRSSVGLKGYAQMDPKVEYKREGMRLFESMWDSIGERVTDLIFRMESFNDDFIRSTWVDARTRHDDAHEAGRSAQQAAQMESNTAAQRAAAGSEGRAEGSVDTVRVEEPRIGRNAPCPCGSGKKYKSCCMRRDG; encoded by the coding sequence ATGTCCATCCTGGAACGTCTTTGGGACCTCCTTGGCCTCGTCTTCGGTAGCACGTTTGAGCGTGTCGGCAGCCTGGCCACCAGTGTGTTTGGGTCCGCCAATGCCCGGCAAGTCGCGAAACTACAAGAATCCGCCGACCGAATCACGGCGATGGAACCCAAGTACGCGGCGCTGTCGGACGACGAGCTTCGCGAACAGACCAAACTGTTTCGCAAACGCCTCCGCGAAGGCGAAACCCTCGACGACATCATGGAAGAAGCCTTCGCCGTCTGTCGCGAAGGCGGCAAACGATTCCTGGGCATGCGTCACTACGACGTCCAGTTGATCGGCGGCATGGTGCTGCACTCCGGCGCGATCGGTGAAATGGTCACCGGGGAAGGCAAAACCCTGGTCGCCACCTTGCCCGCTTACCTGAACGCGCTCGAAGCCAAGGGCGTTCACGTCATCACGGTCAACGACTACTTGGCCCGCCGTGACATGGAGTGGATGGCGCCGCTGTACATGAATCTCGGCCTGACCGTCGACGCAATCCAGTCCGGAATGTCGACCAGCGAAAAACAAGCCGCTTACCAGTGCGACATCACGTACGGAACCAACAACGAATTTGGTTTCGATTACTTGCGTGACAACATGCGTCCGGCCGCCAAAGGCGATGACCGCTTCCCCAGCGAAGTGCAGCAGTGCCAAGGCCCGCTGAACTACGCCATCATTGACGAAGTGGACAACATTCTGATCGATGAAGCTCGGACACCACTGATCATCAGCGGTCCCGCCGACTTGGATCTGGGACGTTATGGCGAAGCCGATCGGGTCGCTCGTCAACTGAAAAAAGAAGAGCACTTCACCGTCGACGAAAAACAACACAACGTCACCCTCACCGACGAAGGCGTTCGCGCCGCGGAAGAATTGGCGGGCGTCGAGAGTTTCTACACCGCGGGCAACATGGAATGGCCGCACCTGATCGACAACGCTCTGAAAGCACACTTCCTGTACAAATTGGACGTCAATTACGTCGTCAAAGACAAACAGGTTGTCATCGTCGATGAGTTCACCGGTCGTTTGATGGACGGTCGCCAATGGAGCGATGGCTTGCACCAAGCGGTCGAAGCCAAAGAAGGCGTGCCGATCAAACAAGAAACGCAAACCTTCGCCACCGCTTCCCTTCAGAACATCTTCAAGATGTACAAGAAGCTGTCCGGGATGACCGGGACGGCCATGACCGAAGCGGACGAGTTCTGGAAAATCTACAAACTCGACGTGGTCGCGATTCCGACGCATCGCGGAATGCAACGGATCGAACATCCCGACCTGATCTACTTGACCGAAAAAGACAAGTTCAACGCCATTGCCGACGACGTCGAACGCACCCACAAGTGGGACGTTCTGGTTCTGAAAGACGGCACGGAGATCTGGGGCCACATCAAATCGGAATCGGATTCGGCAGTCGAACTGCTCCCCAAAGGCGAGAAGCAAACCGAGTCGTTCCCCCGTGAAAAAGTGGTTGCGATCGAGCGAGCCGGTCGGCCGGTCCTGGTCGGTACCGTCAGCATCGAAAAGAGCGAACGCCTCTCAGCACTGCTGGAACGCCGCGGCATCAAACACGACGTCTTGAACGCCAAGCAACACGGCCGGGAAGCGGACATTGTCTCGCAAGCCGGTCGCATCGGCGCCGTCACCATCGCCACGAACATGGCCGGTCGCGGTACCGACATCATTCTCGGTGGTAATCCAGAGACGCTCGCCTGGTCTCAATTGCAACACAAGTACGCGACACGACTGGAAGTGCCGGACGCCGAGTGGAAAGCACTCGTCGACGAAATTGACGAACGCGAAAACATGAGTGCCGAGGGCAAGATCGTTCGCGAAATCGGTGGCTTGTACGTGCTCGGGACCGAGCGCCACGAATCACGCCGAATTGACTTGCAGCTTCGCGGTCGTTGTGGTCGTCAAGGCGACCCCGGCGGCAGCCGATTCTTCTTGTCGCTCGAAGACGACCTGATGCGGATTTTTGCTGGCGACTTCGTCAAAAGCATGATGGAACGCATGGGCATGAAAGAGGGCGAAGCGATCGAATCATCGCTGGTCACCCGCCGGATCGCTGCGGCTCAAAAGAAGGTCGAAGAACGCAACTTCGAAATTCGAAAGAGCTTGCTCGAGTACGACGAAGTGATGGACGAACAACGCAAACGCGTCTATCGCTATCGCCAAAACCTGCTCGACGGGCACAGCTCGCGAGAAATGTTGCTGACGTTGATTCACAACGAAATCCAATCGCACGTCGACACGTTCCTGGATCCCAACTACGGCGTGGATACCTTTGCCTCGTTCGCCGGCGGAAAGTTGGGTTGCCAACTGGACGCACGCGATTTCCAGAACATGGATTTCGAAATGGCGGACACCTACGCAAAGGATCAAGCCGAACGTGCTTCCGAAGTCACGGTCGGGGAAGCGGTGGAAGAGAATCTTCCCGAAACGATGGAAGACGAGTGGAACTGGAAGGCGATGGCCACCTGGGCCAACACGCGTCTGAACACGAACTACCAAGACCATCAGCTGAAGAACAAAGACCGCGAAGAGATGATCGACGAATTGATCGCTCACTCGCACAAACAAATTGAAGAGACGGATCTGTCCGAAGGCGAACCTTTGCTGGAAGCCGACTACGGCCTCCGTGTGCTGTGCGCTTGGATGCGACACAAATTCGGCATCGAAACCACTCCGGAAGAATTCCGCGATGTGGAAGATCGTCGCCAGGTCACCGAAGAACTCAACCGTCGTGCCGAAGCCGCCTACACCGAGAAGGAAGCCGAGTACCCGGTCCTGACCGGCATCTCGCGTTTCACCGACAAACAAGGTGCCCAAGTTTCGCTCGATCGCGAAGGGCTGGTCGACTGGGTCCACGGTCGTTTCAACCATGAACTCAGCGTCGATGAGGTCAAACTCAATCGGGATGACCTGAAGGTTCAGCTGATTCAGTACAGCAAACAAACCGCCAGTGCCTCGGGTGCAATGCTCGAACAAGCGGCTGCCAAAGTCCAAGATTTGTTTGGCACAGCCGATGCTGACGTGACCGCGACACTCGCCAGTGGCCAGTCCGGCAAACTGGAAGCCTTGGCGACCTGGTTGCAAGAAGAACTTGGCAATCGCAACACCGCCGAAGACCTCTCGCGGATGAACCGTGCGGAGCTGACTTTGGCCGTCAACGGTGCTGTCGACGACAAGTTCCACCCCGAAATGCGTCGAATGGAACGTCAGATTTTGCTGAACATTGTCGACGACTCGTGGAAAAACCACTTGTTGACGATGGACCATTTGCGAAGCAGCGTCGGCCTGAAAGGCTACGCCCAAATGGACCCCAAGGTGGAATACAAACGCGAAGGCATGCGTCTGTTTGAATCCATGTGGGATTCGATCGGGGAACGTGTGACGGACCTGATCTTCCGCATGGAGTCCTTCAACGACGACTTCATCCGCAGCACGTGGGTCGACGCGCGAACACGTCACGACGACGCTCACGAAGCAGGCCGTTCGGCACAACAAGCCGCGCAAATGGAATCCAACACCGCCGCTCAACGTGCCGCCGCGGGAAGCGAAGGCCGAGCCGAGGGCAGCGTTGACACCGTTCGAGTCGAAGAGCCTCGTATCGGTCGCAATGCCCCATGCCCCTGTGGCAGCGGCAAGAAGTACAAGAGCTGCTGCATGCGTCGCGACGGCTGA